The sequence CTCCCACGGACAGCGTACCTGCCGGCGCATCAGGTAGAAGGGCGGGAACGAGCGGGCGAGGGTGGCCAATCGCCGGCGCGACCGTGAGAGGAGTTCGACGAGCTTGAGCACGGCATACAGGCCGTCCATCGCGGGGCTGAACGCCGGGAAGATCAGCCCCCCTTCGAGGTCGGCCACAAACGCGGGGGCATGCCGGACCGCCGCCGCCATTAGCGCCTGTTGGCTCACTTTCGTTCGGATCACCGTGCCGCCGTAGCGGTCGGCGAGGTCATCAAAGATCCGCGGCGCCGAGACAGGAACCGCGATCGTCGCGCCGGGATTTTGCTCGAGCACCATCGAGGCGACTAAGGCCGCAAGCAGGGCGCCGTCGATCACCTCTCCCGTGTCATCTACGACATAGATCTTCTCGCCGCCCGGCTCAAGACGGACGCCCATATTCGCCCGCAGCGCAGCCGTAATGGCCGCCAGCTGCCGCATCGCCTCATCAAACTCCTGCGGCGACCGCGCCAGCTTCGTCTCGTCGATGGATGCATTGAGGCTGACGACATTCAGCCCCAACTGGCTGAACAGGACCGGAAGAATGTTCGAGGCGGTAGCGTGCGCATAGTCGACGACGATTGTCGTTGCTTCGGCGGGGGGAGTAGAGAACAGGTCGAGCGAGCGCCGATATCCCTCAATATAGCGCTCAACGAGTTGCGGCGCCTCCATGATCCGCCCGATCTCATCGAGATACGTCCGGCGGAAATCCTCGCGGAAGAAGGTGTTTTCTATCTTCCGCTCGAACGCCTTGTCGATATCAAGGCCGTTGGCATCGAACAGTTTGATATCGACAATCCGGGTGTCATACGGCGAGAGCCGCACGTGGACGCCGCCGATCGCGTCGGTAACGCGGGTGATATACCGCACCACCGGGATCGGGACGCTCTTGACGTCGATGACATCGACTCCCGCCGAGGGGACGCCGGCGATGAGTGCCCGCTTGATCATCCGCGGCGTGTGATGGGGATCGCGGCTCATGATGACGGATGAGCCTTTCGGAAGCGTTGCGCCGTAGGCCGCCCCCAGCTTAGCAGCGAATTCGGGGGTGAGGTCGATATTGACCAAGCCGGAGATACCGTAGCGGCTGAACAGGTTCTTTCGCCCCTGCGACCCCCAAATGATGCTCGTGGAGACGGTTGCTCCCGCCTCAATCTCTTTATCGGGCCAGATCTTGACGCCCGGCTGGATGATCGCGCTCTCACCGACCACCGTGTTGTCGCCGATCACCGCCCCTTCGAAGATCATCGCCTTCGCTTTCAGCGTGACCTGTCGGCAGATGATCGCTCCGCGCACTTCTGCCCGCTCGCCGATGTAGGCGCCTCGCCAGATAATGCTCCGGTCGACTTGGGCGCCGACATCAACCACGGTGCCGGCGCGGATGACACTCGGCCCGTAAATAACCGCTCCGCTCTTGATCTGGCAGTCCGCGCCGATGTAGACAGGACCGCTAATCAGCGCATCCGGAGCAATATCGACATCCTCGCTTTCGAGGTAGACATCTGGCAGCTGTGGATGCTTGATCCCGATCGGCCCGACATTCACCCTACCGGCGAGCAGATCACCGGATGCTCGATGATATTCCGGGATGTTGCCGATATCGCACCAATACCCGCTAGAGACATAGCCGAAGAGCGGTCGCCCCTCGGCCAACATACGAGGGAAAACTTCTGCGCTAAAGTCGACCGGGCGGTTGGGCGGAATGAACTCAAAGATTGAGGGTTCGAGGACGTAAATTCCCGTGTTGACCGTGTCGGAAAAGACCTCGCCCCAGCTAGGCTTCTCTAGAAATTGACGAATTGCTCCGCTCTCATTAATGATGACCACGCCGTATTCAAGCGGATTCGGCACGTTGTAGAGAGTGAGCGTCGCTTCAGCGCGCTTCTCGCGATGATAGGCGATAATCTTGCCGATATCGAAATCGGTAAGCGCATCGCCGCTGATAACGAGAAACGTTTCTGTCAGCTGATCGCGGGCAAGGCCGACCGATCCCGCTGTACCGAGCGGCGCTTCTTCAATGCTATACGTAATCTGCAGGCCAAGGCCACTGCCATCGCCGAAATAATCCTGGATCTGCTCTGCCAGATACTGCAGCGTCACGATCACCTCGGTGATGCCATGCCGCTTGAGCAGGAGCAAAATATGTTCGATGCAGGGGCGGTTAACCACCTGCACCATCGGCTTTGGTCGACCGATCGTAAGCGGGCGAAGACGGGAGCCTTCCCCCCCGGCCATGACGACGGCTTTCATAGCGTCACTCTCCGTTGCCTCCACAGCATTGTACGGGATGTGTCGCCCTCCGCGGATTTGCCGCCCCCGGCATCAGGCTGATACCCTTGTCGAGCCATGGAGAGTGATGAGCTGATTGACCGGCTTACAGCAGCATTCGAGGCGGCCGGGCGACGGCTCTATCTCGTCGGCGGGTCAGTGCGGGACCGGCTGCTTGGTCGTCCGAGCCCCGACCTCGACTTCACGACCGATGCCCCTCCGGACGAGGTCCAGCGTATTGCTCGAACCGTTCGGCCCGACGCGATCTTTGGGGTTGGGGCAAAGTTCGGCACGATCGGTCTCGCCTTCGGCGAGCGGCTGGTTGAAATTACCACCTTCCGCTCCGAGGTGTACCAGCCGCGTTCCCGTCATCCCCAGGTGACGTTTGGGACCTCGCTCGAAGGCGACCTTGCCCGGCGCGATTTCACCATCAATGCGATGGCGTGCCGCGGTGTGCCCCAACGAGAGGAGGAGGTGATCGACCCCTTCGGTGGGCTCGCCGACTTGCGCGCCGGCATCATCCGAGCGGTCGGCAACCCCGCCGAGCGGTTTGATGAAGACCCGCTGCGGATGCTGCGGGCAGTTCGGCTCGCAGCTCAGCTCGGCTTTCGGATCGAGCAGGGAACCGAACAAGCAATCCGCCGCTCCGCACCGGCTCTTGCTGATATCTCGAAGGAGCGGATTGGCGCCGAGTTTACCAAGATCCTCGTCGCTCCTCACCCCGCCCACGGGATCCGGCTGTGCGTCGAGTTGGGGCTGATGGTGAACATCATCCCCGAGCTTCTCGAAATGCTGCAGATGCCGCCCGTCAAAGGGTACAAAGACGTCTTTCGGCATACCCTTCTCGTCGTCGAGCGGATCCCCCCCGAGCCGCTCCTCCGCTGGTCAGCGCTGCTGCACGACATCGCCAAGCCGCGCACGATGAGCTGGGAGCACGGCGCCGTCCATTTTCGCGGCCATGAGCGCGTCGGTGAGGAGATGGCGACGGAAATCCTCCGCCGGCTGCGCCTCGATGCGGACTTCATCCGCGCAGTGGCAAAAGTGGTGCGTCTTCATGTCCGTGCCAACAGCTATTCCAGCGATTGGACCGACTCCGCGCTTCGCCGCTTCATCCGCGAAGCAGGAGAAGAGCTCCCGGCGCTCATCGCCCTCTGCCGCGCCGACGTGACCAGCGCTCGTCCGGCGCGGGTGGAGGCAGCCCGCGCGCGCGCCGATGAGCTGGAAGCTCGGGTCGCTGAACTGATGGCGCGCGAGGATGTGGCCAAGCTCGACAGCCCGCTCGATGGGAATGAACTGATGGCGATCTTCGGGCGCGGACCGGGCCGCTGGATCGGGGAAGTGAAGCGCTACTTGCTTGAACTGGTGCTGGACGGCACCCTCGCGCCGGACGATAAGACGCGGGCGGAAGAGCTCGCGCGCGCCTTCCTCGCCGAGCGAGACCCCGCGGCCGCCGGCGCGCCCGAGTCTGTGCCCTCATGAGCGGCGCCCCGCCCACT comes from Dehalococcoidia bacterium and encodes:
- a CDS encoding mannose-1-phosphate guanyltransferase; this encodes MKAVVMAGGEGSRLRPLTIGRPKPMVQVVNRPCIEHILLLLKRHGITEVIVTLQYLAEQIQDYFGDGSGLGLQITYSIEEAPLGTAGSVGLARDQLTETFLVISGDALTDFDIGKIIAYHREKRAEATLTLYNVPNPLEYGVVIINESGAIRQFLEKPSWGEVFSDTVNTGIYVLEPSIFEFIPPNRPVDFSAEVFPRMLAEGRPLFGYVSSGYWCDIGNIPEYHRASGDLLAGRVNVGPIGIKHPQLPDVYLESEDVDIAPDALISGPVYIGADCQIKSGAVIYGPSVIRAGTVVDVGAQVDRSIIWRGAYIGERAEVRGAIICRQVTLKAKAMIFEGAVIGDNTVVGESAIIQPGVKIWPDKEIEAGATVSTSIIWGSQGRKNLFSRYGISGLVNIDLTPEFAAKLGAAYGATLPKGSSVIMSRDPHHTPRMIKRALIAGVPSAGVDVIDVKSVPIPVVRYITRVTDAIGGVHVRLSPYDTRIVDIKLFDANGLDIDKAFERKIENTFFREDFRRTYLDEIGRIMEAPQLVERYIEGYRRSLDLFSTPPAEATTIVVDYAHATASNILPVLFSQLGLNVVSLNASIDETKLARSPQEFDEAMRQLAAITAALRANMGVRLEPGGEKIYVVDDTGEVIDGALLAALVASMVLEQNPGATIAVPVSAPRIFDDLADRYGGTVIRTKVSQQALMAAAVRHAPAFVADLEGGLIFPAFSPAMDGLYAVLKLVELLSRSRRRLATLARSFPPFYLMRRQVRCPWEAKGRVMRLLNEQFRDRQTHQVDGVKVDLGREWVLILPDPDRPLFHVIAESNSSEGAQALLDKYAGLVAGLQGER
- a CDS encoding CCA tRNA nucleotidyltransferase; protein product: MESDELIDRLTAAFEAAGRRLYLVGGSVRDRLLGRPSPDLDFTTDAPPDEVQRIARTVRPDAIFGVGAKFGTIGLAFGERLVEITTFRSEVYQPRSRHPQVTFGTSLEGDLARRDFTINAMACRGVPQREEEVIDPFGGLADLRAGIIRAVGNPAERFDEDPLRMLRAVRLAAQLGFRIEQGTEQAIRRSAPALADISKERIGAEFTKILVAPHPAHGIRLCVELGLMVNIIPELLEMLQMPPVKGYKDVFRHTLLVVERIPPEPLLRWSALLHDIAKPRTMSWEHGAVHFRGHERVGEEMATEILRRLRLDADFIRAVAKVVRLHVRANSYSSDWTDSALRRFIREAGEELPALIALCRADVTSARPARVEAARARADELEARVAELMAREDVAKLDSPLDGNELMAIFGRGPGRWIGEVKRYLLELVLDGTLAPDDKTRAEELARAFLAERDPAAAGAPESVPS